In Streptomyces sp. RFCAC02, the following proteins share a genomic window:
- a CDS encoding alpha/beta hydrolase, which yields MARLRRFDRRAHRALAGIALLAVSAGVVTACSDEGSGHPAPSPSASASSARGAAEPELHMVENDGHRLAFHVTEGSGPTIVLDAGGGEDSSYWKDIAPQLHSDTGATVVTYDRAGLGRSEAVPGPWDVASAVSDLETGLRALGVTRDVILVSHSQAGEIATYFAGANPGLVAGSVLVDASLPPFYTDEETARVVAANQPAVDAAREDPSDPRNSQLISIAESYTAMHAAYHRASWPDTVPATVIVSEKTPFDGSPEDARRWRDAAAAFVRQGPDRTLVTARGSSHDVPEDRPALVIEEIEKMVRAEG from the coding sequence ATGGCACGTCTTCGCCGGTTCGACCGGCGCGCACACCGCGCGCTGGCAGGCATCGCATTGCTGGCGGTCTCCGCCGGTGTCGTCACCGCGTGCAGCGACGAGGGATCCGGTCACCCGGCTCCCTCGCCTTCGGCGTCCGCGTCATCGGCCCGGGGGGCGGCCGAGCCCGAACTCCACATGGTCGAGAACGACGGCCACCGCCTCGCGTTCCACGTCACCGAGGGAAGCGGCCCGACCATCGTGCTGGACGCGGGCGGCGGCGAGGATTCCTCCTACTGGAAGGACATCGCCCCGCAGCTCCACTCGGACACCGGAGCCACGGTCGTCACGTACGACCGTGCCGGTCTCGGCCGGAGCGAGGCGGTCCCCGGACCGTGGGACGTGGCGAGTGCCGTCAGCGACCTGGAGACGGGGCTGCGGGCGCTCGGTGTGACGCGCGACGTGATCCTGGTGTCCCATTCGCAGGCGGGCGAGATCGCGACCTACTTCGCGGGGGCGAACCCCGGACTGGTGGCAGGGTCCGTGCTCGTCGACGCCAGCCTTCCCCCGTTCTACACCGACGAGGAGACAGCCCGCGTCGTCGCTGCCAACCAGCCCGCGGTGGACGCGGCGCGGGAGGACCCATCCGATCCGCGGAACAGCCAGCTCATCTCCATCGCGGAGAGCTACACCGCGATGCACGCGGCCTATCACCGGGCCTCCTGGCCCGACACGGTCCCGGCCACCGTCATCGTGTCGGAGAAGACCCCGTTCGACGGCTCTCCCGAGGACGCCCGGCGCTGGCGGGACGCGGCAGCGGCCTTCGTGCGGCAGGGGCCGGACCGGACCCTCGTCACCGCGCGGGGAAGCTCGCACGACGTCCCGGAGGACCGGCCCGCCCTCGTCATCGAGGAGATCGAGAAGATGGTGCGGGCGGAAGGCTGA
- a CDS encoding ROK family protein, which yields MTHPRTRLERGRNALGPALELVHTGRAPTRAVLTTELGVTRATAGAVAAELQTLGLITVDASPGTATGGQGRPSHRLAIADDGPVALAVQVHADGHRAALVGLGGRLVATAPPTHTDDPGADPAEIIREVVAVGARLLADSGRVCVGAALAVPSAVAEPEGTALNPLHLAWPVGAPVREIFGRCLAEAGITAPGLCGNDVNLSALAEHRHGAGRGARHLLCVATGHRGVGGALVVDGRLHTGSAGLALEVGHLTVDPAGRPCHCGGRGCLDVETDPQALLAAAGRAPGPDGILLDQAADLVRGGFPADPAVRDATRAVIDRLGLGLAGLVNILNPDRIILGGLHRVLLQADPDRLRAVVAERSLWGRGGSVPVLAATLRHSGLVGAGELAWQAVLDDPLAALTRATATR from the coding sequence GTGACCCACCCTCGCACCAGGCTCGAACGGGGCCGTAACGCCCTCGGTCCCGCACTGGAACTCGTCCACACCGGCCGCGCCCCCACCCGCGCCGTCCTCACCACCGAACTCGGCGTCACCCGCGCCACCGCCGGCGCCGTCGCCGCCGAGCTCCAGACCCTCGGCCTGATCACCGTGGACGCGAGCCCCGGCACGGCGACCGGCGGCCAGGGCCGTCCCTCCCACCGGCTCGCCATCGCCGACGACGGCCCGGTCGCCCTGGCCGTCCAGGTCCACGCGGACGGCCACCGGGCAGCGCTCGTCGGGCTCGGCGGCCGGCTCGTCGCCACGGCACCGCCGACCCACACGGACGATCCGGGAGCCGACCCGGCCGAGATCATCCGCGAGGTCGTCGCCGTCGGGGCGCGCCTGCTGGCCGACAGCGGCCGGGTGTGCGTGGGGGCGGCCCTGGCCGTCCCGTCCGCCGTCGCCGAACCGGAGGGCACCGCCCTCAACCCGCTGCACCTCGCCTGGCCCGTCGGCGCGCCCGTGCGGGAGATCTTCGGACGCTGCCTCGCCGAGGCGGGCATCACCGCTCCCGGCCTGTGCGGCAACGACGTGAACCTCTCCGCCCTCGCCGAGCACCGGCACGGCGCGGGCCGCGGCGCGCGGCACCTCCTGTGCGTCGCCACCGGTCACCGCGGTGTCGGCGGCGCCCTCGTGGTGGACGGCCGCCTGCACACCGGCAGTGCCGGACTCGCCCTGGAGGTCGGGCACCTGACCGTGGACCCGGCCGGCCGGCCGTGCCACTGCGGCGGCCGCGGCTGCCTCGACGTGGAGACCGACCCGCAGGCCCTGCTGGCCGCCGCGGGCCGGGCGCCGGGGCCCGACGGCATCCTGCTGGACCAGGCGGCCGACCTCGTGCGGGGCGGGTTCCCCGCCGACCCGGCGGTCCGTGACGCCACCCGCGCCGTCATCGACCGCCTCGGCCTCGGCCTCGCCGGGCTGGTCAACATCCTGAACCCCGACCGCATCATCCTCGGCGGCCTGCACCGCGTCCTGCTGCAGGCCGACCCGGACCGGCTGCGGGCCGTCGTCGCGGAGCGCAGCCTGTGGGGGAGGGGCGGCAGCGTCCCCGTCCTCGCGGCGACGCTGCGCCACAGCGGCCTGGTCGGCGCGGGCGAACTGGCGTGGCAGGCGGTCCTGGACGACCCACTGGCCGCCCTCACCCGCGCGACGGCCACCCGCTGA
- a CDS encoding MFS transporter, protein MRRLRAALTFFFGLDGFLFAGWVVRIPDVKEQTGASPSALGLALLGVSVGAVVTMVLIGRLCERFGSRPVTVAGLVLLAVAVALPPHTHGAMSLGAVLLVLGVGFGAVNVAANSVAVDLVAALRQPVMPSFHAAFSLGGMLGAGLGGLVAGHWSAARHLGALAVVGVVAAAGAGWALLRPALPAPDRAESAARGDTTPADGAPGTARAGRGARRVVLLLGFIALCSAYGEGALADWSALHLKESLGSGPAVAAAAYSVFAGAMTVGRMTGSAMLRRLGQDRCLELGGATAAVGMLLGALAPSVWLVLAGFVLTGLGLANVFPIALGRAGALAGPAGVAAASTLGYGGMLLGPVAIGFVADWVSLPVALTTVAGLAAVAAVTARASRGAA, encoded by the coding sequence TTGCGCCGGCTGCGAGCGGCGCTGACCTTCTTCTTCGGGCTCGACGGCTTCCTCTTCGCCGGCTGGGTGGTGCGCATCCCGGACGTCAAGGAGCAGACGGGCGCCTCCCCCAGCGCGCTCGGGCTCGCGCTCCTCGGGGTGTCGGTCGGCGCGGTGGTGACCATGGTGCTCATCGGCCGGCTGTGCGAACGGTTCGGGAGCCGGCCGGTCACGGTGGCCGGTCTCGTCCTGCTGGCGGTGGCCGTCGCGCTGCCCCCGCACACCCACGGGGCGATGTCCCTGGGAGCGGTCCTCCTCGTCCTCGGTGTGGGCTTCGGCGCGGTGAACGTGGCGGCCAACAGCGTCGCCGTGGACCTCGTGGCCGCGCTGCGGCAGCCGGTGATGCCGAGCTTCCACGCGGCCTTCTCCCTCGGCGGCATGCTGGGCGCCGGGCTCGGCGGGCTCGTCGCCGGGCACTGGAGCGCGGCCCGGCACCTGGGGGCACTGGCGGTCGTCGGCGTGGTGGCCGCCGCGGGAGCCGGGTGGGCGCTGCTGCGCCCCGCACTGCCCGCACCGGACCGCGCGGAGTCCGCCGCACGCGGGGACACCACGCCCGCCGACGGCGCGCCCGGCACGGCCCGGGCGGGGCGCGGCGCCCGCCGCGTGGTGCTGCTGCTGGGGTTCATCGCCCTGTGCTCCGCGTACGGGGAGGGCGCGCTCGCGGACTGGAGCGCGCTGCACCTGAAGGAGTCCCTCGGCTCGGGCCCGGCCGTCGCCGCCGCGGCGTACTCGGTGTTCGCCGGCGCGATGACGGTGGGCCGGATGACCGGCTCGGCGATGCTGCGGCGCCTCGGGCAGGACCGCTGCCTGGAGCTGGGCGGGGCGACGGCGGCCGTCGGCATGCTGCTGGGCGCCCTGGCGCCGTCGGTCTGGCTGGTCCTGGCCGGTTTCGTGCTGACCGGGCTCGGGCTCGCGAACGTCTTCCCGATCGCGCTCGGACGGGCCGGCGCGCTGGCCGGGCCGGCGGGCGTGGCCGCCGCCTCGACGCTCGGGTACGGCGGCATGCTGCTCGGGCCGGTGGCGATCGGATTCGTCGCCGACTGGGTCTCGCTGCCCGTGGCGCTCACGACGGTGGCGGGGCTCGCCGCCGTGGCGGCGGTGACGGCCCGCGCCAGCCGGGGCGCGGCCTGA
- a CDS encoding geranylgeranyl reductase family protein — protein sequence MSSEDEAVSSEVWDVVVVGAGPAGASAARAAAEAGRRVLLLEKAELPRYKTCGGGIIGPSRDALPPGFELPLRDRVHAVTFSLNGRLARTRRSKRMLFGLVNRPEFDQRLVEAAVKAGAELRTGTAVSRVEQHGPAVPDRRTVAVVLTDGETLLARAVVGADGSASRIGAHVGVRLDQVDLGLEAEIPVPPDVAREWKGRVLIDWGPLPGSYGWVFPKGDTLTVGVISARGEGAATKRYLEDFTTRLGLAGYEPAISSGHLTRCRTDDSPLSRGRVLVCGDAAGLLEPWTREGISFALRSGRLAGQWAVRIAEAGDAVDARRQALNYTFAVKSGLGVEMGVGRRLLQVFAQRPKVVHTALITVRPAWTAFAQITRGSTTLANIVRTHPMARRVLSALDRSPRQAPDAPGGAAADAAAE from the coding sequence GTGAGCAGTGAAGACGAAGCCGTGAGCAGCGAGGTCTGGGACGTCGTCGTGGTGGGGGCGGGCCCCGCCGGTGCTTCCGCCGCGCGCGCCGCCGCCGAGGCCGGGCGGCGTGTCCTGCTGCTGGAGAAGGCCGAGCTGCCCCGCTACAAGACGTGCGGCGGCGGCATCATCGGCCCCTCGCGCGACGCCCTGCCGCCCGGCTTCGAACTGCCGCTGCGCGACCGCGTGCACGCCGTCACCTTCTCCCTCAACGGCAGGCTCGCCCGCACCCGCCGCTCCAAGCGGATGCTCTTCGGACTGGTCAACCGGCCCGAGTTCGACCAGCGCCTCGTCGAGGCGGCGGTGAAGGCGGGCGCCGAACTGCGCACCGGCACCGCCGTGTCCCGCGTCGAGCAGCACGGACCCGCCGTCCCCGACCGGCGCACCGTGGCCGTCGTCCTCACGGACGGGGAGACGCTGCTGGCCCGCGCCGTGGTGGGCGCGGACGGCAGCGCGAGCCGGATAGGAGCACATGTCGGGGTGCGCCTGGACCAGGTGGACCTCGGCCTGGAGGCGGAGATCCCGGTGCCGCCGGACGTCGCGCGGGAGTGGAAGGGCCGTGTCCTCATCGACTGGGGGCCGCTGCCCGGCAGCTACGGCTGGGTCTTCCCGAAGGGCGACACCCTCACCGTCGGCGTCATCTCGGCGCGCGGCGAGGGCGCGGCCACCAAGCGCTACCTGGAGGACTTCACCACCCGCCTCGGCCTCGCCGGCTACGAGCCCGCCATCTCCTCGGGGCACCTGACGCGCTGCCGCACGGACGACTCGCCGCTGTCCCGGGGCCGCGTCCTGGTCTGCGGCGACGCGGCCGGGCTGCTGGAGCCCTGGACGCGCGAGGGGATCTCGTTCGCGCTGCGCTCGGGCCGTCTCGCGGGTCAGTGGGCCGTGCGGATCGCGGAGGCCGGTGACGCGGTGGACGCCCGGCGCCAGGCCCTCAACTACACGTTCGCCGTGAAGAGCGGCCTCGGTGTCGAGATGGGCGTCGGCCGCCGTCTGCTGCAGGTGTTCGCGCAGCGCCCGAAGGTGGTGCACACGGCGCTGATCACGGTCCGCCCGGCGTGGACCGCGTTCGCCCAGATCACCCGGGGCTCGACGACCCTCGCGAACATCGTGCGCACCCATCCGATGGCGCGCCGCGTGCTGTCAGCGCTGGACCGGTCGCCCCGGCAGGCGCCGGACGCGCCGGGCGGCGCCGCGGCGGACGCCGCCGCCGAGTGA
- a CDS encoding dipeptidase, translating to MQHRAQEATIPSAVAALMPRAKEELAELVAFRSVADPALYPPSESLAAAEWIAAALRAEGFAEVELLETPDGTTSVYGHLPGPEGAPTVLLYAHHDVQPPLDEAAWTSPPFTLTERDGRWYGRGAADCKGGVLMHLLALRALRECGGVPVGVKVIVEGSEEQGTGGLERYAEAHPGLLAADAVVIGDAGNFRAGQPTVTASLRGMAMVRVRVDTLAGNLHSGAFGGAAPDALAALIRMLDSLRSEDGSTRIDGLAADGVWEGTPYPEEMFREDAKVLDGVGLIGTGTIADRLWARPAVTVLGIDCPPVVGATPSVQARAEALVSMRVPPGMDAGAASGLLAAHLESHAPWGARVEVRATGEGQPFHADTASPAYASMAAAMREAYDGTEMAVMGQGGSIPLANTLGTLYPAAEILLIGLNEPAAQIHAVDESLSPDELSRMAVAEALFLRRYAATAGV from the coding sequence ATGCAGCACCGTGCCCAGGAGGCCACGATTCCGTCCGCCGTCGCCGCGCTGATGCCGAGGGCGAAGGAGGAACTGGCCGAGCTGGTGGCGTTCAGGTCGGTGGCCGACCCGGCGCTGTACCCGCCGAGCGAAAGCCTCGCCGCCGCCGAGTGGATCGCGGCAGCGCTGCGCGCCGAGGGGTTCGCCGAAGTGGAGCTGCTGGAGACGCCGGACGGCACCACCTCCGTCTACGGCCACCTGCCGGGACCCGAGGGCGCGCCGACGGTCCTGCTGTACGCGCACCACGACGTGCAGCCGCCGCTGGACGAGGCGGCGTGGACCTCCCCGCCGTTCACCCTGACCGAGCGCGACGGCCGCTGGTACGGGCGCGGCGCCGCCGACTGCAAGGGCGGGGTGCTCATGCACCTGCTCGCGCTGCGCGCCCTGCGGGAGTGCGGCGGCGTCCCGGTGGGCGTGAAGGTGATCGTCGAGGGCTCCGAGGAGCAGGGGACGGGCGGTCTGGAGCGGTACGCGGAGGCCCACCCCGGGCTCCTCGCGGCCGACGCCGTCGTCATCGGCGACGCGGGCAACTTCCGCGCCGGGCAGCCCACCGTGACCGCCAGTCTGCGCGGCATGGCCATGGTCCGCGTCCGGGTGGACACCCTCGCGGGCAACCTGCACTCCGGCGCGTTCGGCGGCGCCGCGCCCGACGCGCTCGCCGCGCTGATCCGGATGCTGGACTCGCTGCGCTCCGAGGACGGTTCGACGCGCATCGACGGCCTCGCGGCCGACGGGGTGTGGGAGGGCACGCCGTACCCGGAGGAGATGTTCCGGGAGGACGCGAAGGTGCTGGACGGCGTCGGGCTGATCGGCACGGGGACGATCGCCGACCGGCTGTGGGCGCGGCCCGCCGTGACCGTGCTCGGCATCGACTGCCCGCCGGTGGTGGGCGCGACGCCCTCGGTGCAGGCGCGGGCGGAGGCCCTGGTCAGCATGCGGGTGCCGCCGGGCATGGACGCGGGCGCGGCGAGCGGTCTGCTGGCGGCGCACCTGGAGTCGCACGCCCCCTGGGGCGCCCGTGTCGAGGTGCGGGCGACGGGCGAGGGACAGCCCTTCCACGCCGACACCGCCAGCCCCGCCTACGCGTCGATGGCGGCGGCGATGCGCGAGGCCTACGACGGGACGGAGATGGCGGTGATGGGCCAGGGCGGGTCGATCCCGCTCGCGAACACGCTCGGCACGCTCTACCCGGCGGCCGAGATCCTGCTGATCGGGCTGAACGAGCCGGCCGCGCAGATCCACGCGGTAGACGAGAGCCTGTCCCCCGACGAACTGAGCCGCATGGCGGTGGCCGAGGCGCTGTTCCTCCGGCGGTACGCGGCCACCGCCGGCGTCTGA
- a CDS encoding class F sortase, with product MAPRRGGSSLQAVTAMRMPEYVPDPADDQRGWGGHAVFGAATAAVVLGVTLMFGAGGGADASVGPPPQPAGTDRTDQDAGTEGAVVEPLPPAVPTWVSVPSIGVDAPLAPVGLDAEGWVESPPEDIPGLAGWYDGATAPGADGTAVIVGHVDNAAGPAVFYGLGAVQAGDRIEVVREDGRAAGFTVYDVAVYDKADLPAHVYRSTGQAELRLITCGGAYEEGSGYAGNIVVFARLTDVR from the coding sequence ATGGCCCCGCGAAGGGGCGGCTCCTCCCTGCAGGCGGTGACCGCGATGCGCATGCCGGAGTACGTACCGGACCCCGCCGACGACCAGCGCGGCTGGGGCGGCCACGCCGTCTTCGGCGCCGCCACCGCCGCCGTCGTCCTCGGCGTGACCCTGATGTTCGGCGCCGGGGGCGGCGCGGACGCGTCGGTGGGTCCGCCGCCCCAGCCGGCCGGTACGGACCGGACCGACCAGGACGCCGGCACGGAGGGCGCGGTCGTCGAACCGCTCCCGCCCGCCGTGCCCACCTGGGTGTCCGTGCCCTCCATCGGCGTCGACGCCCCCCTCGCGCCGGTGGGCCTCGATGCCGAGGGCTGGGTCGAGTCGCCCCCCGAGGACATCCCCGGTCTCGCCGGCTGGTACGACGGCGCCACGGCACCCGGCGCGGACGGCACCGCCGTCATCGTCGGGCACGTCGACAACGCCGCGGGCCCCGCCGTGTTCTACGGCCTCGGCGCCGTGCAGGCGGGCGACCGGATCGAGGTCGTGCGCGAGGACGGCCGCGCGGCCGGCTTCACGGTCTACGACGTCGCCGTCTACGACAAGGCCGACCTGCCCGCCCACGTCTACCGCTCCACGGGCCAGGCCGAACTCCGCCTCATCACCTGCGGCGGCGCGTACGAGGAGGGCAGCGGCTACGCCGGCAACATCGTCGTCTTCGCCCGGCTGACGGACGTCCGCTGA
- a CDS encoding NUDIX hydrolase, translating to MIIWLNGAAGSGKTSVAAELLDLLPGSTLFDPGLVADGLRAMLPEQRLAGVADVQELPAWRRLVVDTAAALLAELPGPLITPLTLLRQEYRDEIFGGLATRRIAVQHFLLHSDETFLRTRIGQRAAVDGEAAAGRPGRPPGHPAAPSWLAADSYRVDTAGRTPRETAVLLAEAIRRGDGTCPIVQTPPPRAETLAAGVLFFDDQDRVLLVDPTYKPGWEFPGGVVEPGEPPARAAVREVAEELGLHLAQEPPLLVVDWEPPRPPRYGGLRLLFDGGRLDADRTGDLLLPGEELRGWRFAAEDEAEEMLSPGRFARLRWALRARADGRALNLQAGVPVGV from the coding sequence GTGATCATCTGGCTGAACGGCGCGGCCGGGTCGGGGAAGACCTCGGTGGCGGCGGAGCTGCTCGACCTGCTGCCGGGCAGCACGCTCTTCGACCCCGGCCTGGTCGCGGACGGGCTGCGCGCCATGCTGCCCGAACAGCGCCTCGCCGGCGTGGCGGACGTGCAGGAGCTGCCGGCCTGGCGCCGGCTCGTCGTCGACACGGCGGCGGCCCTGCTCGCCGAACTGCCGGGGCCGCTGATCACGCCCCTCACCCTGCTGCGGCAGGAGTACCGCGACGAGATCTTCGGCGGGCTCGCCACCCGCCGCATCGCGGTGCAGCACTTCCTGCTCCACTCTGACGAAACGTTCCTGCGGACCAGGATCGGTCAGCGTGCCGCGGTCGACGGCGAGGCGGCGGCCGGCCGCCCCGGCCGTCCCCCCGGCCACCCGGCCGCCCCCTCCTGGCTCGCGGCCGACTCCTACCGCGTGGACACGGCGGGACGCACGCCCCGCGAGACGGCCGTGCTGCTGGCCGAGGCGATACGGCGCGGTGACGGCACCTGTCCCATCGTCCAGACACCACCGCCCCGGGCGGAGACCCTGGCCGCCGGCGTCCTCTTTTTCGACGACCAGGACCGGGTCCTCCTGGTCGACCCGACCTACAAGCCGGGCTGGGAGTTCCCCGGGGGCGTCGTCGAGCCGGGCGAGCCGCCCGCCCGCGCCGCCGTCCGCGAGGTCGCGGAGGAACTCGGCCTGCACCTCGCGCAGGAGCCCCCGCTGCTGGTCGTCGACTGGGAGCCGCCCCGGCCGCCCCGCTACGGCGGCCTGCGCCTGCTGTTCGACGGCGGGCGGCTCGACGCGGACCGCACGGGCGACCTCCTCCTCCCGGGCGAGGAGCTGCGCGGCTGGCGCTTCGCCGCCGAGGACGAGGCGGAGGAGATGCTGTCGCCCGGCCGGTTCGCACGCCTGCGGTGGGCGCTGCGGGCGCGCGCCGACGGCCGCGCGCTCAACCTCCAGGCGGGCGTCCCGGTCGGCGTCTGA
- a CDS encoding ROK family protein: MTTDLVAAVDIGGTKIAGALVDGTGELLHRVQRPTRARESAENVMGAVTEVVTGLTDHPLWSRVGAVGVGSAGPVDAREGTVSPVNIPAWRDFPLVAHLAKTTGDLPVTLVGDGAAIAAGEHWRGAARGRRDALCMVVSTGVGGGLILDGRLRPGPTGNAGHIGHISVDFDGELCPCGGRGCVERIASGTNIARYALASGWRPAGADGDTTAAGVAVAAAQGDPIALEAFERAARALAAGIAATATLVEIETVVVGGGVSQAGDVLFTPLRRALSAYATLPFVQHLDVVPAQLGTDAGLVGAAAACWNSDTFSGQGPLGT, translated from the coding sequence ATGACCACTGATCTTGTCGCCGCCGTGGACATCGGCGGTACGAAAATCGCCGGTGCGCTCGTGGACGGCACCGGCGAACTGCTCCACCGCGTTCAGCGCCCGACCCGGGCCCGCGAGTCGGCGGAGAACGTGATGGGAGCGGTGACCGAGGTGGTCACCGGGCTGACCGACCACCCGCTGTGGTCGCGCGTGGGCGCCGTGGGCGTCGGCAGCGCAGGGCCGGTCGACGCCCGCGAGGGCACCGTCAGCCCCGTCAACATCCCCGCCTGGCGCGACTTCCCGCTCGTGGCGCACCTCGCGAAGACCACCGGCGACCTCCCCGTCACCCTCGTCGGCGACGGCGCGGCGATCGCCGCGGGCGAGCACTGGCGCGGCGCCGCCCGCGGCCGGCGCGACGCCCTGTGCATGGTGGTGTCCACCGGTGTCGGCGGCGGCCTCATCCTCGACGGCAGGCTCCGCCCCGGCCCCACCGGCAACGCGGGCCACATCGGCCACATCAGCGTGGACTTCGACGGCGAGCTGTGCCCCTGCGGCGGCCGCGGCTGCGTCGAGCGCATCGCCAGCGGCACCAACATCGCGCGGTACGCCCTCGCGTCCGGCTGGCGCCCCGCCGGGGCGGACGGCGACACGACCGCCGCCGGCGTCGCCGTCGCCGCCGCGCAGGGCGACCCGATCGCCCTGGAGGCGTTCGAACGGGCCGCCCGCGCCCTGGCCGCCGGCATAGCGGCGACCGCCACGCTGGTGGAGATCGAGACCGTCGTCGTCGGCGGCGGCGTCAGCCAGGCCGGGGACGTGCTGTTCACGCCGCTGCGCCGCGCGCTGTCCGCGTACGCCACGCTCCCGTTCGTCCAGCACCTGGACGTCGTGCCGGCGCAGCTCGGCACCGACGCGGGTCTGGTCGGCGCGGCGGCGGCCTGCTGGAACTCGGACACGTTTTCGGGGCAGGGCCCGCTGGGCACCTGA
- a CDS encoding electron transfer flavoprotein subunit alpha/FixB family protein, whose protein sequence is MAEVLVYVDHLDGDVRKPTLELLTLARRLGDPVAVHLGPGAEAAAPVLAEHGATRVLAADAPEFADYHVVPKVDALQAAHDAVSPSAVLVPSSAEGKEIAARLALRIGSGLITDAVDIEAGEEGPVATQSVFAAAFTTTSRVVAGTPVITVKPNSAAPEPAPAAGTVEALDVTFGPLATGTSVVSRQPRESSGRPELTEAAIVVSGGRGVGGAENFAVVEALADALGGAVGASRAAVDAGWYPHSHQVGQTGKTVSPQLYVAAGISGAIQHRAGMQTSKTIVAVNKDAEAPIFELVDYGVVGDLFEVLPALTEEIKARKG, encoded by the coding sequence ATGGCCGAAGTCCTCGTGTACGTCGATCACCTCGACGGTGACGTCCGCAAGCCCACCCTCGAACTCCTCACCCTGGCCCGCCGCCTGGGCGACCCGGTCGCCGTCCACCTCGGCCCGGGCGCCGAGGCGGCCGCCCCCGTCCTCGCCGAGCACGGCGCCACGCGTGTCCTGGCCGCCGACGCGCCCGAGTTCGCCGACTACCACGTCGTCCCCAAGGTGGACGCGCTGCAGGCCGCCCACGACGCCGTCTCGCCGTCCGCCGTGCTCGTGCCCTCGTCGGCCGAGGGCAAGGAGATCGCGGCGCGCCTCGCGCTGCGCATCGGGTCCGGCCTGATCACCGACGCCGTGGACATCGAGGCGGGGGAGGAGGGGCCGGTCGCCACCCAGTCCGTCTTCGCCGCCGCGTTCACCACCACGTCGCGCGTCGTCGCCGGCACGCCGGTCATCACCGTGAAGCCGAACTCCGCCGCGCCCGAGCCGGCCCCGGCCGCGGGCACGGTGGAGGCGCTGGACGTCACGTTCGGCCCGCTCGCCACCGGCACGTCGGTCGTCTCCCGGCAGCCGCGCGAGTCGTCGGGCCGCCCGGAGCTGACCGAGGCCGCGATCGTGGTGTCCGGCGGGCGCGGCGTGGGCGGCGCGGAGAACTTCGCCGTCGTCGAGGCCCTGGCCGACGCCCTCGGCGGCGCCGTCGGAGCCTCCCGCGCGGCCGTCGACGCCGGCTGGTACCCGCACTCGCACCAGGTCGGCCAGACCGGCAAGACGGTCTCGCCCCAGCTCTACGTCGCCGCCGGCATCTCGGGCGCGATCCAGCACCGCGCGGGCATGCAGACCTCGAAGACCATCGTCGCCGTCAACAAGGACGCGGAGGCGCCGATCTTCGAGCTGGTCGACTACGGCGTCGTCGGCGACCTGTTCGAGGTGCTGCCCGCCCTGACGGAGGAGATCAAGGCCCGCAAGGGCTGA
- a CDS encoding electron transfer flavoprotein subunit beta/FixA family protein — translation MSLRIVVCVKYVPDATGDRGFADDLTTDREAVDGLLSELDEYAVEQALRIAEDTDGAEVTVLTVGPEDATDALRKALSMGADKAVHVEDDDLHGTDVMGTSLVIAKAAEHIGYDLVVCGMASTDGGMGVLPALVAERLGVPQVTLLSELSVADGKVTGRRDGDAATERLRAALPAVVSVTDQSGEARYPSFKGIMAAKKKPVETLDLDDLGIDAAGVGLAGAATAVLSATERPARSAGEIVTDEGEGGKQLAGFLAERKFI, via the coding sequence GTGAGTCTGAGGATCGTTGTCTGTGTGAAGTACGTGCCCGACGCCACCGGTGACCGTGGCTTCGCCGATGACCTGACCACCGACCGCGAGGCCGTCGACGGCCTGCTGTCGGAACTGGACGAGTACGCCGTCGAACAGGCGCTCAGGATCGCCGAGGACACCGACGGGGCCGAGGTCACCGTCCTCACCGTCGGCCCCGAGGACGCCACGGACGCGCTGCGCAAGGCCCTGTCCATGGGCGCCGACAAGGCCGTCCACGTCGAGGACGACGACCTGCACGGCACGGACGTGATGGGCACGTCGCTCGTCATCGCCAAGGCCGCCGAGCACATCGGGTACGACCTCGTGGTCTGCGGCATGGCCTCGACCGACGGCGGCATGGGCGTCCTGCCCGCCCTGGTGGCCGAGCGGCTCGGTGTCCCGCAGGTGACGCTGCTGTCCGAACTGTCCGTCGCCGACGGCAAGGTCACCGGCCGCCGCGACGGCGACGCGGCGACCGAGCGCCTCCGGGCCGCGCTGCCCGCCGTCGTGTCCGTGACCGACCAGTCGGGCGAGGCCCGTTACCCGTCGTTCAAGGGCATCATGGCGGCGAAGAAGAAGCCCGTGGAGACCCTGGACCTCGACGACCTCGGCATCGACGCCGCCGGGGTGGGCCTCGCGGGCGCCGCCACCGCCGTGCTGTCCGCGACCGAGCGCCCGGCGCGGTCGGCGGGCGAGATCGTCACCGACGAGGGCGAGGGCGGCAAGCAGCTGGCCGGCTTCCTCGCCGAGCGCAAGTTCATCTGA